TTAGGGGGAGAAATAAAATTTAGCGTATTTCAATTAAATGGAAAATAAATAACGGCCGCACGCAGCGGCCGAATAGCGATTATCAGGCGTCTACTCTTTCACTTTCTGCACCAGCGATCGCCAGACGCAAATGGCGATGGTTCTCTGCCAGCAGAACCTGCGCCCGCGAAGCACTCACGCCGGTCAGCAGCATTAAAATGGCAGCGCGACACTCATTATTCGCCTGCGCCAGCGCACGTTTCGCCTCTTCACGTGTGCAGTTGCTTGCCGCCATCACCACGGCGATCTGCCGCTCGGCCCAGTGCAGATTCACCGGTGCCACGTCGACGCGCAGGTTGCCGTAAACGCGCCCACCACGAATGGCCAGTCCGGTAGAAAACATGCTGAGGATCTGCTGCTGTGCCAGCTGCGCTTTTGGCTCGCCAAAACCGCTTACCGCTTCGGCTCCCGTATCGGGCGCAATGACAATATCGGCGTACTGCGCCGCTTCGCACGCCTGTGCGCGAGTGATCAACGCCACGCATGCCCCAAGCGCCCTCGCCTGCTGCAGCGCCCCGTTTGCCCACGGTGTTTTGCCGCTTAACGACAGCACCACCAGCATATCGCGCGCCGTTAGCCCCAGCGCCTTGAGATCGTTACCGCCGCAGGTGTAGTCGCTCGCGGCGCGATCCTGCTCTGTTTTCCTTGCCCGTGCGCCACCGGCCATTAACGCCAGCAGCCCGTGCTGGCTATCCGGCGCGAACGCCTCGACAGTTTGTACTGCCGCCCGCCCCGAGGCACCCGCCCCGGCAAGCACCACTCTTGCGCCCTGGTTAAGCGTCGCGCTGGCGTTGTCAACCAGCCGGGTGATCGCCGGCAGACAGGCGGTTACCGCCTGCGTGACCTCTTCACTCTCCTGATGGATAAGTGTCAGCATATCCAGCGTGGCGAGGCGGTCGATATCGCCCGTGCGGCTATTACGACGCGCCTCCATTGAACCGTTTGGCTTACTGCTCATACCCTGCTCCTTGTTAAAGGTTCCCCACACACTATAAGGGTATTTGCGCTTGCTGCTTGCGAGTGGGGTCACGCTTCCCGGCGCGACTATTTTTCCTCATTTATCACGCGGCTTTATGAATTGCCGCCCATCGGCGATAATACCTTTTCTCAGTTGAATAATTCGGGTTCGGCATGACTCAAATAGCGCCCACGGCGACCTCCCCGCGCAAACGGCCAATGAAGTTCGGCACCATGGTTACACTTATGGTGTGCAGCGTGACGGGTTCCGTGCTGCTGCTGGCTTGCGCCCTCTGGTTCTGGCAGATAAGCAACGCCACGCGCGACGGCGTGAAAGCAACCGGGTTCGCAGTGGCGCGTACCCTTGCCAATGCCCCGGAAATCAGGCGCGGGCTGCTCCTGCCACCCAATAGCAATGTTATTCAACCTCTTGCGCAGGCGGTGGCGGCGCGAAACGATCTGCTCTATGCGGTGGTGACTAATATGCAGGGCATTCGCTACGCGCACCCGAATGCCAGCATGATCGGGCAGAACTTTATTGGCGAGGATCTGCAGCCTGCGTTAAAGGGCCACGAGAATGCCGCAGTGAACCGCGGCGTACTGGCGCCGGCGCTGCGCGTTTTTACCCCGGTTTATGATGAGCGCCACCAGCAGATTGGCGTCGTGGTGGTCGGCATTTCGTTAAGCGAGGTCGACGAGCAGGTCAGCCGTAGCCGCCAGGCGGCGATGTGGATTTTAATATTCAGCGCACTGGTGGGCTTTGTTGGCGTCTGGCAAGTGGTGCGGGTGTTAAAGCGGATTCTGCTCGGGCTTGAGCCGTATGAGATTTCAGCCCAGTTTAAACAGCGCCAGGCGATGTTGCAGTCCCTTAAAGAGGGAGTAATGGCGGTCGATGCCGACGGGCGCGTGACGCTGCTGAACCATGCCGGGCGGCGGATGTTACTCAGCAGTACGGCGCAGGGCGCAGGCACCCATCAACCTCTGCTTGCTGATCTGCTGAGCGTGTTGCAGACCGGCACACCTATTTTCGATCGCGAGCTGGGGTGCAATGGTCGTCTGCTGCTCAGTAACACCGTACCGGTACGCAGCCAGGAGAGTATTATCGGCGCGATTTGTACTTTCCGCGATAAGACCGAGGTGAGCCAGTTGATGCAAAGACTCGATGGTATGGTCAATTATGTCGATGCCTTGCGAACCACCTCGCACGAATTCATGAACAAGTTGCATGTCATCCTCGGTCTGTTAAATATGAAGCGCTATGACAAGCTGCAGGAGTATGTGCTGCAAACGGCCCAGAACTACCAGAGCGATATCGGCGCGATCCAGCATCAGATCAAGTCGCCGGTGGTGGCCGGTTTTCTGCTCGGTAAAATCAACCGGGCCAAAGAGTGTGGTTTTACCCTGACGCTGGCCGATGAGAGCCACGTGCCGGATAACCCGAATGAGAAACAGGTGACGGTGCTGGTTACCGTGCTTGGTAATTTGATTGAAAATGCGCTCGATGCGATGAGCGGCCAGCAGGAGGGTGAAGTCGGTCTGTT
This Kosakonia cowanii JCM 10956 = DSM 18146 DNA region includes the following protein-coding sequences:
- a CDS encoding N-acetylmuramic acid 6-phosphate etherase, whose translation is MSSKPNGSMEARRNSRTGDIDRLATLDMLTLIHQESEEVTQAVTACLPAITRLVDNASATLNQGARVVLAGAGASGRAAVQTVEAFAPDSQHGLLALMAGGARARKTEQDRAASDYTCGGNDLKALGLTARDMLVVLSLSGKTPWANGALQQARALGACVALITRAQACEAAQYADIVIAPDTGAEAVSGFGEPKAQLAQQQILSMFSTGLAIRGGRVYGNLRVDVAPVNLHWAERQIAVVMAASNCTREEAKRALAQANNECRAAILMLLTGVSASRAQVLLAENHRHLRLAIAGAESERVDA
- a CDS encoding sensor histidine kinase; protein product: MTQIAPTATSPRKRPMKFGTMVTLMVCSVTGSVLLLACALWFWQISNATRDGVKATGFAVARTLANAPEIRRGLLLPPNSNVIQPLAQAVAARNDLLYAVVTNMQGIRYAHPNASMIGQNFIGEDLQPALKGHENAAVNRGVLAPALRVFTPVYDERHQQIGVVVVGISLSEVDEQVSRSRQAAMWILIFSALVGFVGVWQVVRVLKRILLGLEPYEISAQFKQRQAMLQSLKEGVMAVDADGRVTLLNHAGRRMLLSSTAQGAGTHQPLLADLLSVLQTGTPIFDRELGCNGRLLLSNTVPVRSQESIIGAICTFRDKTEVSQLMQRLDGMVNYVDALRTTSHEFMNKLHVILGLLNMKRYDKLQEYVLQTAQNYQSDIGAIQHQIKSPVVAGFLLGKINRAKECGFTLTLADESHVPDNPNEKQVTVLVTVLGNLIENALDAMSGQQEGEVGLFLHYQDGWLAGEVSDDGPGIAPGNIEAIFRKGFSTKGENRGVGLFLASQQLAELGGTVSVESEPGVFTQFFVHLPWDSERKNA